Genomic window (Henningerozyma blattae CBS 6284 chromosome 10, complete genome):
AGTTTTCTCttaataacaaaataaagCAAACGattaagaagaaaaaaagacatTGATCAATAAACACCGATAATAACAACTACTATTTAGTAATGAAATCCATTTTAGCACCAATTTTTGCAGCGATTCCACTGCTAACGAATATTAATGCACAGGCCTTCGACAGACTACAGTTTGATAATGTAGGTTTTGAAGGTAGCTATTACCCAGTGAAGAAGATAGAGAACGAAGATGATAAGACAACTTGTTTCTGTGAACAAGAAGAGgaatatttcttcaaagGCCCCAATTCTCCATTATCTGAATACTTGTCTGTTCATTTTAGAGGGCCAATATCTATCAAACAATTTGGTTTTTACACTTCAGAAAGATTTGTAATTGGTGACACTtctgataataattcttcagaTTGGACTAGAGATTCTTATTACAACGATGCTCAGCAAACTGCTGATAATGTCACATTTTTAAACTTACAAGGCGATATATCTCCATGCTTAGGTCCTGCTTTGACTTTAGCAAACTCAGATGGTATTAAAACAGCCTTTGATCCAACTGTCCTAgaaaataacaattatTTGTCATCTGgtaatgaaattatcatttaCAGTGGTGCAAAATGTTCAAAATCACAAAGAAAGAAGGGATGTGGTATTTATAGAAAGGGTATCCCAGCTTATTACGGTTTTAATGGTAATACAAAAATGTtcttatttgaatttagtATGCCAACCGATGCTCAAGGCAGCAATGACACTATTAGAAATTTCAACATGCCAGGTATTTGGTTATTAAATGATCATATTGCAAGAACGGCCGAATATCCAACTGATAACAGATGTTCCTGTTTCGCTTCTGGATGTGGTGGTTATGATATATTTAAGGTTACTGATCCTGACAACACTGATCGTTTGTACTCTAACGTGCGTACCTTACAAAATAATGGAAACGCTACTATTGGTATGCAAAGTTCAGGGTATATTCAAAGAGCCACAAATGGTACTATGAAAGGTGGTGTTGTTTTCGATTCTGAAGGTAATAttgtttcttttatttcaagCCAAGCAAACTTTGATGATATTGTTAAAAGTAGTGATGTAAATAGTTGGTTGAGTGCAATTGTATCCAATGAAAGTACAACTACCACATTAATGTCTGTTTCTTCTACTTCTAGAAAGTGGTCTTGGAAAAATGAAGGTAAGGTATTAATCCCAAGCGGTAATAGTATAATTTCTTActtttttgcttttgcaGTTGCTACATTCCAACTAATTTTATAATGCAACTAATTAGCtcaataaaattcaaagaaaaatacaaaacaaaattaaaaaaaataaaaaaatattattattacaaacGAATTAATGTTAATGTgtattgaagaaattttagtgaaaagaaaataatggaaTAAAAGACGATTTAACAACTATAATTTTTTCGCactctatttttatttctaacTCTTACGTATTcgtctatttttttttatttaatatttttatattcttactaatatatatttggtaacaaatttatttcattttactCTTATGGAATAGGTTCTgctatatattttcaagcATGAGGTATATGTGGatacataaatattttttgaagttCAGTACAATACCATGCTCCGGAATACGCATTGCACTGAAAATTGGTTGTGCCATATAATTGATTGTAATggtataaaaaaaaaaaaaaaataaaatataaaaaaaggtaGAGTGCTAATTAACaaatatgaatttaaaaatatttattattaaaagtaaatacaataaattcaattaattatcTATAACAAGGCATTGAggtttcaaataaaaacattGCAAACCTCTTTTCTTCCCTTTAAAAAGGCACTGCTTAGAGCGAGGCGCATACCCGTTGTAATCATTGTGACACTAATTAGGAAGGTATAAGTGATGacttgaaatattaaatgaaacaaactataataaaatgaaatctattaaaatgttctttattatataaaaaataggTTGAAGAACGATGAATTCTCTACCTGTTTTtcttgaaaatgataagtTATTAAGAAAcacaaataaatttaatcaaaAAGTTTTACTTCAGAAATATTCacattctattattttttttaatataaaaaaagaaatgtcATATCAAgcttcaataatttcattatgtATAATAGCAATTATACTGCTAATTCCTCCATTAGTTTGGCATAGtcattcaaaaaatataccgGCGATTATCTTAATAACGTggttattaataatgaatctgACGTGTATAGTAAATGCAGTAATTTGGAGTGGTGATGATTTTATGACGCGATGGGATGGTAAAGGTTGGTGTGATCTTGTCATTAAATTACAAGTGGGTGCAAATGTTGGTATTTCATGTTGTGTAACAAATGTTGTTTATAACTTATATGAAATAATTAGAGCTGATAAGGTATTACTTGAACTAAATTCCTGGAggagaataataaaagatttaagCATTAGTTTAATAACACCCATCATGGTAATGGGTTTCAGTTATTTATTGCAAGTTTTCAGATATGGTATTACACGTTATAATGGCTgtcaaaatttattaactcCAACTTGGATTACAACTGTTTTATACACTATGTGGATGGTAATATGGAGTATTATTGGAGCAATCTTTGCTGGATTAGTCCTATGGAACTTTTATCAAAAGAGAAAAGATGTGGGTGATATTTTACATTGTACAAATTCTGGGTTAAACATTACCAGATTTGCcagattattaattttttgtttattaattttattagttaTGTTTCCATTCTCAATTTATACCTTTGTGGTAGAATTACATCAACTTCATGGAAGTTATAGTTTTGAAGAAACACatactaaaaatataatgtgGGATGTTATCTATAAATTCGATATTTCTCATCCAATATACAACATATggttatatattttaatgtcatatttggtatttttaatatttggattaGGTAAAGATGCGTTAAGAATGTATACAAAAATTCTAAGAAGAGTTGGTTTAGGATGTATCTTAGATAAATATAACACTTATATGGAAAACCATAAGCAAAGTCGTGCTAATAAAGTCTTACAAAAGATGGTTTTACCTACCTATAATAATCCATTTATGCCGGATATAGATGgtaaagaaaatgatactGACGATATTAGCGCTTGGAATACTACTCCAACTCTTCAAGAGCATACAAGACCAACATTTGGATTAAGAGATATATATGAATTGCCTGGTGAAAATAGTTTTGAGTATGATGAAGAGGATGATGATTACGATATTTATAACAATATTGATTTGGAAGATTTGACAATATCAGAAGAAGAttatatgaaatatttggtTGAAGAAAAAGTTTCTGAAATAAATACAACATCTAATACTACTTCCGATGGGTCAGAAAGTATTggagaaataaaatatcattacaaattggaaaaaaataccaaaaaatgattgaatgttgaataaatattttcaaatgtaataataattaaaaagtataaactcaataatataatataattcttattttatatatgtcATTTATGAATGTAAAGAGAATATGGCGTGTAATAATgctgataaaaattttaataaggaatttcaaatttgtcAAACAAAGATTgtagtatatttttatttttatttttatttttttatttttatttttattttgattttgattttgattttgattttgattttttaatttgtttttctttcaatgtATTTATGATTTACggtttaattttcttacTGATAAAGAAATTCTATCACGAGGGTTATACCACCCACCGTTATCAGATGGATGTAATGCAGGAGTAGCGTAATTATAATCAGAAGTAAGAGATCCTGACCAACCTTGAGTAACTGTGGTTATTTGATCCAATGAGTTTCTATGAGACCCATAGTAGGTAACCTCTGAAGTTGGAAAACGACGAGACCAACTAGTAGCTGTAATTAAACTTCCAGGTGGGGTTTGCATTGGAGCAAAACGAGCAGAACCAGTTTGTGAATAATAAGGAACAGAAAAGGAAGCTGAAGTATCGATAACTTCGGTTGGGGCTGTCGTAGTAATATCTGTATTAATGTTGATAGCTGTTTGTGGAGTTGGTTCCACAGTATCTGTATAAGTGTTTGATTTAGCAGCCTTCATCCCTTTTAAAGTAAAACGTGGAGTATAATGGATTGTATTACCAGCACCATCCACAACAGCATagatttgaatataatattgGCCATCACCAATAAGAGTGCCGTCAACGGTAACTGTATAGAAGTAATTATTACTTGAATCCTTTGTAACAGCAGATGGAGGAATCTTTTGAGCTAAAGTGCCAACTGGTTCTATAGAACTATTAGGACCTTGCTCTAAAACAAAACTCAAATAGGTAATATCATTCATTGTTGGATATGAACCACTATCGATCCATTCTAGTTCGATAGACACGGCAGTGGCACCTGCAGCTGGAGAGAATGTGGCATCTTTGACTGGAGCAAGAATATTGATATCAGCAAAGACATATGATGCTATAAGTAAAGCataaagtaaaaaatgcagcattttgtaattggattaaattttaaaaatatgaagAGCAGTAATGAAGAATGAAGaacaaattatatttgattaaatgaaaaatattggtatttttattttctgaaAGATGAAATGTATAAATGATAGTGTATAATAGAGTCGGACTCAGTatgtattaaaaaatattgaagaatgCTTTTTGTTCGACCTCAAAAGATTATATTTGGATTTgtaattaaaattcttgATCTATTTAATTCTGCATTAACAACTTGAAAAGGTGTGAGACAAAAAATGTATCAAGAATTCacttaaaaataaaaaataaagtgaaagaaataagaaaaatagcaaatatgttattaaataaatcaagAACTGAACTTGAGAAAGTTTATAAATTgattgaaaattgaaagtCAAAGAAAACGTTGAGTAATGAATCATCAAGTCGTTATACAGTAGTGTACCTATTTCGTGTACTTGGAATCAGTGCAATAATAACAGCAAAAGCAAATGgtatagaataaaaattcacTAAACTTTcctttgttttctttttttatccGTCACTACTATTAGGCAATTAAACTAAAACTTTTTCAATCCAAACCTCTGGGCATTTCTGAGTCAAGGCTTATACGCTTGTGAAACGCTTGCATAGAATTAGCCCAGATTTGATTTACGCGTTTTTCCTTGCCCCACTTTCCTGTTAAGGAACTTAATTTGATGCTctccaaaaaataaaaatttcgCGTCCACTAGATCTTGCCTAAATCGGAAAAGATAGAATACCACGTGATTGacaaaaacagaaaaaaataaaactttgATTATTGACCAAAACGGAACTATAAGAGCACGTGACTAACAGTTTTCACGtgactttttattttacccGGTCAATAAAAGCGGTCACGTGTACATCACGTGGATCGTATTTTTTTCGCCATTTCCCGTTTTCCTTTTGTTTTATCGTGAGTaattaattgttgttttttctttttcttatttttctcttttattttttttcaatccAAACATTGGTAAAGCTAATAACTAACCAGCCAAATTACAAACGATAGTAATTAACAATTTACGTTGAAGttgaatttggaaaaaaaatctaaaaaataaaaataaaaaaaaaaaaaaaaaaacaacaagcACTAGGTATACGCGTCCACATATAGtaatttcaattacaaGGCTGAATAAATTTAGACgatcaaaatattttaagttttttttttaaaggaATAATTCATTGTAAATTGTTTTACGTcataatctttttttttcaaggCATTTTATTCTTACCTATTCTTTTACAACAATACCATTAACAAGAATAACATACGTAGATTGTGTTTAAcgtgaattttttttttaaaaaaaaagaaagatacAAGAGGAAGTCAACTAGCAAGCCTTCAAAGaatcgaaaaa
Coding sequences:
- the TBLA0J01060 gene encoding PGA52 family protein (similar to Saccharomyces cerevisiae YJL171C; ancestral locus Anc_1.168), with the protein product MKSILAPIFAAIPLLTNINAQAFDRLQFDNVGFEGSYYPVKKIENEDDKTTCFCEQEEEYFFKGPNSPLSEYLSVHFRGPISIKQFGFYTSERFVIGDTSDNNSSDWTRDSYYNDAQQTADNVTFLNLQGDISPCLGPALTLANSDGIKTAFDPTVLENNNYLSSGNEIIIYSGAKCSKSQRKKGCGIYRKGIPAYYGFNGNTKMFLFEFSMPTDAQGSNDTIRNFNMPGIWLLNDHIARTAEYPTDNRCSCFASGCGGYDIFKVTDPDNTDRLYSNVRTLQNNGNATIGMQSSGYIQRATNGTMKGGVVFDSEGNIVSFISSQANFDDIVKSSDVNSWLSAIVSNESTTTTLMSVSSTSRKWSWKNEGKVLIPSGNSIISYFFAFAVATFQLIL
- the STE3 gene encoding Ste3p (similar to Saccharomyces cerevisiae STE3 (YKL178C); ancestral locus Anc_1.167), with the protein product MNSLPVFLENDKLLRNTNKFNQKVLLQKYSHSIIFFNIKKEMSYQASIISLCIIAIILLIPPLVWHSHSKNIPAIILITWLLIMNLTCIVNAVIWSGDDFMTRWDGKGWCDLVIKLQVGANVGISCCVTNVVYNLYEIIRADKVLLELNSWRRIIKDLSISLITPIMVMGFSYLLQVFRYGITRYNGCQNLLTPTWITTVLYTMWMVIWSIIGAIFAGLVLWNFYQKRKDVGDILHCTNSGLNITRFARLLIFCLLILLVMFPFSIYTFVVELHQLHGSYSFEETHTKNIMWDVIYKFDISHPIYNIWLYILMSYLVFLIFGLGKDALRMYTKILRRVGLGCILDKYNTYMENHKQSRANKVLQKMVLPTYNNPFMPDIDGKENDTDDISAWNTTPTLQEHTRPTFGLRDIYELPGENSFEYDEEDDDYDIYNNIDLEDLTISEEDYMKYLVEEKVSEINTTSNTTSDGSESIGEIKYHYKLEKNTKK
- the KRE9 gene encoding Kre9p (similar to Saccharomyces cerevisiae KRE9 (YJL174W); ancestral locus Anc_1.164); this translates as MLHFLLYALLIASYVFADINILAPVKDATFSPAAGATAVSIELEWIDSGSYPTMNDITYLSFVLEQGPNSSIEPVGTLAQKIPPSAVTKDSSNNYFYTVTVDGTLIGDGQYYIQIYAVVDGAGNTIHYTPRFTLKGMKAAKSNTYTDTVEPTPQTAININTDITTTAPTEVIDTSASFSVPYYSQTGSARFAPMQTPPGSLITATSWSRRFPTSEVTYYGSHRNSLDQITTVTQGWSGSLTSDYNYATPALHPSDNGGWYNPRDRISLSVRKLNRKS